One part of the Cyclobacteriaceae bacterium genome encodes these proteins:
- the rlmD gene encoding 23S rRNA (uracil(1939)-C(5))-methyltransferase RlmD, producing MKKGTVLEGIYLESMAAEGKCVARIDGKVLFVEGGAPGDTVNVELNKIKSSFLEGKATQIVKASTLRVEPACSHFGFCGGCKWQHLSYESQLRFKQQQVTDNFKHIGGLGFPEVRPIIGSSKIYHYRNRLDFSASAQRWLTRDELNAGIPFGEPALGFHVPKSFDKVFDVAECHLQPEPSNSIRLAIREIALRENIPFFDLRKQTGYLRTVTIRTATTGEVMVIVQVAYNEPEWLGVIMNEVGNRFPQITSLLYVINNKRNDTFHDLSIHTWKGNSYITESMMKPNSSGALQFHVGPKSFYQTNSEQAYALYKVAWEMAELTGDELVYDLYTGTGTIANFVAGQAKKVIGLEYVEAAIEDANVNSSINGISNTEFYAGDMKDLLDDGFLQQHGKPDVVITDPPRAGMHEDVCKMLLKAEAKRIVYVSCNPATQARDLKILSEKYSILAVQPVDMFPHTMHVENVVSLALVKGH from the coding sequence ATGAAAAAGGGAACTGTATTGGAAGGGATTTACCTGGAAAGCATGGCTGCTGAGGGAAAATGTGTGGCGCGCATTGACGGAAAGGTGTTGTTTGTGGAGGGAGGTGCCCCGGGCGATACAGTGAATGTTGAATTGAACAAAATCAAAAGCAGTTTCCTGGAAGGAAAAGCCACGCAAATAGTCAAAGCATCTACGCTACGCGTTGAACCAGCCTGTTCGCATTTTGGGTTTTGTGGAGGATGTAAGTGGCAGCATTTAAGTTATGAAAGCCAGCTCCGCTTTAAACAGCAGCAGGTAACGGATAATTTCAAACACATTGGCGGGTTAGGTTTTCCTGAGGTGAGGCCAATAATAGGTTCTTCAAAAATCTACCACTACCGCAACCGGCTGGACTTCAGCGCATCGGCACAGCGCTGGTTGACACGCGATGAACTGAATGCGGGCATTCCCTTTGGGGAGCCTGCACTCGGTTTCCATGTTCCTAAAAGTTTCGACAAGGTTTTTGATGTGGCCGAGTGTCACCTTCAACCCGAACCCAGCAACAGCATTCGTTTGGCTATACGAGAAATTGCCCTACGGGAAAACATACCCTTTTTTGATTTACGAAAACAAACCGGGTACCTGCGCACGGTAACCATTCGCACAGCCACTACCGGTGAAGTGATGGTGATTGTACAGGTTGCTTACAATGAACCTGAATGGCTGGGTGTTATAATGAACGAAGTTGGCAACCGCTTTCCCCAAATCACTTCATTATTGTATGTAATCAATAACAAACGCAACGACACTTTTCACGATCTCAGCATCCACACCTGGAAAGGCAATTCTTACATTACCGAATCCATGATGAAGCCAAATAGCAGCGGTGCACTTCAATTTCATGTCGGCCCAAAATCATTCTATCAAACCAATTCCGAACAGGCCTATGCATTATATAAAGTGGCCTGGGAAATGGCAGAATTAACAGGTGATGAGTTGGTATACGACTTATACACCGGCACCGGCACCATCGCCAATTTTGTGGCGGGGCAAGCTAAGAAAGTAATTGGGCTAGAGTATGTGGAGGCAGCCATTGAAGACGCTAACGTTAATTCTTCCATCAATGGCATTTCAAATACCGAATTCTACGCTGGTGACATGAAGGACTTATTGGATGACGGGTTTCTTCAACAACACGGCAAGCCTGATGTTGTCATTACCGATCCACCCCGGGCGGGCATGCACGAAGATGTCTGCAAGATGTTGCTAAAGGCAGAGGCGAAACGCATAGTGTATGTAAGTTGTAACCCAGCCACACAAGCCCGTGATTTAAAAATCCTTTCCGAAAAATATTCCATCCTTGCCGTTCAGCCCGTAGATATGTTTCCGCATACCATGCACGTGGAGAATGTGGTGAGCCTTGCATTAGTCAAAGGTCACTAG
- a CDS encoding branched-chain amino acid transaminase, with protein MYYTKNTVLYLNGKFIKAADANTDLYSQTLHYGYGAFEGIRAYNTTQGTKIFKAYEHYERLRHSCVSVGIPFDYDTESLIQVTYQLLEKNKLKDAYIRPLVYCSPNMSLTAPKEVFIMIAVWEWGKYLGSNLLKLCLSSYQRPNPNSVKVDAKITGHYVNSILATSEAKVRGYDEALMLDMHGYIAEAPGANFFLEKDGVLYTPLKGHILPGITRQTVINICKELDIPVQERNIKPEELQDADSAFLCGTAAEVIGIESVDAKPFAKPWKETLGAVIQEAYQAQVLDKSFSHVII; from the coding sequence ATGTACTACACCAAGAACACCGTACTCTACCTGAATGGTAAGTTCATTAAAGCGGCTGACGCCAACACCGACTTGTACAGCCAGACATTACACTATGGTTATGGAGCGTTTGAAGGCATTCGCGCTTACAACACCACACAAGGAACAAAAATTTTTAAAGCCTACGAGCATTACGAACGACTTCGCCACAGCTGCGTGTCCGTTGGCATTCCGTTCGATTATGATACCGAATCACTGATACAGGTAACGTACCAACTGCTGGAAAAAAATAAGTTAAAAGATGCGTACATCCGCCCGCTGGTGTATTGCAGCCCCAACATGTCGCTTACCGCGCCTAAGGAAGTGTTCATTATGATTGCTGTTTGGGAATGGGGGAAATACCTGGGCAGCAACCTGCTCAAGCTCTGCCTGTCATCTTACCAGCGCCCCAATCCAAACTCTGTTAAAGTAGATGCAAAAATCACCGGGCATTACGTTAACTCCATCCTGGCCACCAGCGAAGCGAAAGTGCGCGGCTATGATGAAGCACTGATGCTCGATATGCACGGGTACATTGCTGAAGCACCCGGAGCAAACTTCTTCCTCGAAAAAGATGGTGTACTGTACACCCCGCTAAAAGGGCATATCCTTCCGGGCATCACCCGGCAAACCGTCATCAACATTTGTAAAGAATTAGACATACCCGTACAGGAACGCAACATCAAACCCGAAGAACTTCAGGATGCCGACAGCGCTTTTCTGTGCGGAACCGCAGCCGAAGTGATCGGTATTGAATCGGTTGACGCAAAACCGTTTGCAAAACCATGGAAGGAAACCCTGGGAGCGGTAATCCAGGAAGCTTACCAGGCACAGGTGCTGGATAAGTCGTTTAGTCATGTGATTATTTAG
- the ilvD gene encoding dihydroxy-acid dehydratase encodes MQLNKYSSTITQDSTLPASQAMLYGIGLTEHDLTKAQVGIVSTGFDGNTCNMHLNKLAEEVKTAVWDNELVGLIFHTIGVSDGISNGTEGMRYSLVSREVIADSIETVCGAQYYDGLIAVVGCDKNMPGSLIAMGRLNRPAIMVYGGTIAGGNWKGKELNIVSAFEALGEKLANKLSDEDYKGIIQNSCPGAGACGGMYTANTMASAIEALGMSLPYSSSNPALSKEKSKECNDTGKAIHNLLRLDLKPRDIMTRKAFENALTIVMALGGSTNAVLHLIAMAKAVGIKITQEDFQTISDKTPVLANLKPSGQYLMGDVHRVGGVPAVMKYLLSKGYLHGDCITVTGKTIAENVEHAADLNFDAQDVIASVEKPIKATGHIQILYGNLAEKGSVAKISGKEGDAFKGKARVFNGEFELIEGIQQKKVKEGDVVVIRYVGPKGAPGMPEMLKPTSAIIGAGLGKSVALITDGRFSGGTHGFVVGHITPEAFDGGTLALIENDDWIEIDAKQHRINLLVDDATIAKRKASWKQPALRVKSGVLFKYAKQVKTAADGCVTDEE; translated from the coding sequence ATGCAATTAAATAAATACAGCAGCACCATTACACAAGACTCCACCCTGCCTGCATCGCAGGCCATGCTCTATGGCATTGGCTTAACTGAACATGATTTAACGAAGGCACAGGTGGGTATTGTCAGCACCGGTTTTGATGGCAACACCTGCAACATGCACCTGAACAAACTGGCCGAAGAAGTAAAAACTGCCGTATGGGATAATGAACTCGTGGGCTTGATCTTCCATACCATTGGTGTTAGCGATGGCATCAGCAACGGAACGGAAGGCATGCGCTATTCGCTGGTAAGCCGCGAAGTCATTGCCGACTCAATTGAAACCGTTTGTGGTGCACAATATTATGATGGGTTGATTGCGGTAGTCGGTTGCGATAAAAATATGCCGGGCTCGCTCATCGCGATGGGCAGGTTAAATCGCCCCGCGATTATGGTCTATGGCGGAACTATTGCAGGCGGCAACTGGAAAGGAAAAGAACTCAACATCGTATCGGCCTTTGAAGCGCTTGGCGAAAAGCTCGCCAACAAATTATCGGATGAAGATTATAAAGGCATCATACAAAATTCCTGTCCCGGTGCAGGCGCGTGTGGAGGGATGTATACCGCTAATACCATGGCATCGGCCATTGAAGCGCTCGGCATGTCGTTACCTTACTCATCTTCCAATCCCGCGTTGAGCAAAGAAAAATCAAAAGAATGTAACGATACCGGCAAAGCCATTCACAACCTGCTCAGGCTCGATTTAAAACCACGCGACATCATGACACGCAAGGCATTTGAAAATGCTTTGACTATTGTAATGGCATTGGGCGGAAGCACGAATGCCGTGCTGCACCTGATTGCCATGGCCAAAGCAGTGGGGATAAAAATCACCCAGGAAGATTTTCAAACCATCTCCGACAAAACTCCCGTGTTGGCCAACTTAAAACCCAGTGGTCAGTATTTAATGGGTGATGTGCATCGCGTGGGCGGTGTACCCGCAGTAATGAAATATTTATTGAGCAAAGGCTACCTGCATGGCGATTGTATAACCGTTACCGGAAAAACCATTGCCGAAAATGTTGAGCATGCAGCCGATCTGAATTTTGATGCACAGGATGTTATTGCTTCTGTTGAAAAACCGATCAAAGCAACGGGACATATTCAGATTCTCTATGGCAACCTGGCAGAAAAAGGATCAGTAGCCAAGATCAGCGGAAAAGAAGGTGATGCCTTTAAAGGTAAAGCGCGCGTCTTCAACGGAGAGTTCGAACTCATTGAAGGTATCCAACAAAAGAAAGTAAAAGAAGGTGATGTAGTGGTGATCCGTTACGTTGGCCCGAAAGGCGCACCCGGCATGCCCGAAATGTTAAAGCCTACCTCAGCGATTATTGGCGCAGGACTTGGTAAGAGCGTTGCGTTGATTACTGATGGGAGATTCTCTGGCGGTACGCATGGTTTCGTTGTAGGCCACATTACACCGGAAGCCTTTGATGGCGGGACACTCGCACTGATAGAAAATGATGATTGGATTGAAATCGATGCGAAACAACACCGAATCAATCTGCTGGTAGATGATGCCACCATCGCAAAACGAAAAGCTTCCTGGAAACAACCTGCCCTTCGTGTAAAGAGCGGAGTACTTTTTAAATATGCCAAACAAGTAAAAACTGCAGCCGATGGATGCGTTACTGACGAAGAATAA
- the ilvB gene encoding biosynthetic-type acetolactate synthase large subunit encodes MDALLTKNKKSITSAAEPKKQISGSEALLRCLVAEGVDTLFGYPGGAIMPVYDALYSYSDQLKHILVRHEQGAIHAAQGYARVSGKVGVAMATSGPGAANLVTGLADALIDSTPVVCITGQVAEHLLGTDAFQEMDVINTTLPVTKWNVQISKAGDIAEQVAKAFYIARSGRPGPVVIDITKNAQFEMLDDFNYEVCKSVRTYFPKPVLDHSIVEEAADLINAAKRPYILCGQGVLLSNAQDELLAVAEKANIPIASTLLGLSAVPVNHPLYVGYLGMHGNYGPNILTNECDVLIAVGMRFDDRVTGNVSKYAKQAKVIHIELDKAEINKIIPVDVAVHADAKEALTALLPLITENNHHDWFQKFREAERKEHEKVIQFDIYPVTESLKMSEVVFELAEQTKGEAILVTDVGQHQMVVSRYYPFKHPRTNVTSGGAGTMGFALPAAIGAALAQPEKQVVAIIGDGGFQMTVQELGTIMQYNIPVKIVILNNNFLGMVRQWQQLFFESRYSFTELENPDFVKLSEAYRIPALKVEQRPRLNAAIHNLLNIPGPFLLEVVVEKEQNVFPMVPTGAGVAEILLEAHGARHK; translated from the coding sequence ATGGATGCGTTACTGACGAAGAATAAAAAATCAATCACATCAGCCGCTGAGCCGAAGAAACAAATTTCCGGTTCAGAAGCTTTATTGCGTTGCCTTGTGGCGGAAGGCGTAGATACTCTGTTTGGTTATCCGGGTGGTGCCATCATGCCGGTATATGATGCACTGTATTCTTACAGTGATCAGTTAAAACACATTCTCGTTCGGCATGAACAAGGCGCTATACATGCTGCTCAAGGGTATGCACGTGTATCAGGCAAGGTAGGCGTAGCGATGGCAACTTCCGGTCCGGGTGCCGCAAATCTTGTAACCGGTCTTGCGGATGCCCTGATTGATTCAACACCGGTAGTATGTATTACGGGTCAGGTAGCCGAACATTTACTGGGCACCGATGCCTTTCAGGAAATGGATGTTATAAACACTACCCTTCCTGTAACCAAATGGAATGTGCAGATCAGCAAAGCAGGTGATATTGCCGAACAGGTAGCGAAAGCATTTTACATTGCGCGCAGTGGAAGACCCGGACCCGTGGTTATCGACATCACCAAAAACGCGCAGTTTGAAATGCTCGATGACTTTAACTATGAAGTTTGTAAAAGCGTTCGCACGTATTTTCCTAAACCCGTTCTTGATCATTCTATAGTTGAAGAAGCTGCCGATCTTATCAACGCAGCCAAACGACCTTACATTTTGTGCGGTCAGGGTGTGTTGTTGAGCAATGCACAAGATGAATTACTTGCAGTAGCAGAAAAAGCAAACATCCCCATCGCTTCTACTCTGCTCGGTTTATCGGCAGTGCCGGTTAATCATCCTTTATATGTAGGCTATCTGGGGATGCATGGCAACTACGGTCCGAATATTCTCACCAACGAATGCGATGTGTTGATTGCCGTGGGGATGCGCTTTGACGATCGTGTAACCGGAAATGTGAGCAAGTACGCCAAACAAGCTAAGGTTATTCACATTGAGTTGGATAAGGCTGAAATTAACAAGATCATTCCTGTAGATGTAGCGGTTCATGCCGATGCCAAAGAAGCGCTGACTGCACTGTTGCCATTGATTACTGAGAATAACCACCACGACTGGTTTCAAAAATTCAGAGAAGCAGAACGTAAGGAGCATGAGAAAGTAATTCAGTTTGATATCTATCCGGTGACGGAATCACTCAAGATGAGTGAAGTGGTGTTTGAACTGGCGGAACAAACCAAAGGCGAAGCCATTCTGGTAACCGATGTAGGACAGCACCAGATGGTAGTATCGCGATATTATCCGTTTAAACATCCGCGCACCAACGTTACATCCGGTGGTGCCGGAACAATGGGCTTTGCCTTGCCCGCTGCCATAGGCGCTGCATTGGCTCAACCTGAAAAACAAGTGGTGGCCATTATTGGCGATGGCGGTTTTCAGATGACCGTACAAGAATTAGGCACCATTATGCAGTACAACATTCCGGTGAAGATTGTTATCCTGAACAATAACTTCCTTGGCATGGTACGACAGTGGCAGCAATTGTTTTTTGAAAGCCGTTACTCTTTTACTGAATTAGAGAACCCAGATTTTGTAAAACTCAGCGAAGCGTACAGGATTCCGGCCTTGAAAGTGGAGCAACGCCCGCGGTTAAATGCCGCAATACACAACCTGCTGAACATACCCGGTCCGTTTCTATTGGAGGTTGTGGTGGAGAAAGAACAAAATGTTTTTCCGATGGTACCCACGGGTGCTGGCGTAGCTGAAATTTTATTGGAAGCGCACGGAGCAAGACATAAGTAG
- the ilvC gene encoding ketol-acid reductoisomerase: MAQINFGGTLEEVVTREEFPMDKALEVLRNETIAILGYGVQGPAQALNLRDNGFNVIVGQRKGGKSWNKAIEHGWVPGETLFDVEEAAKQGTILQFLLSDAGQIESWPTIKPYLTKGKTLYFSHGFGVTFNDQTGIVPPKEVDVILVAPKGSGTSVRRLFLQGKGINSSYAIFQNASGHAKEKAIALGIGVGSGYLFETDFKKEVYSDLTGERGTLMGAIAGIFEAQYEVLRSKGHSPSEAFNETVEELTQSLMPLVAENGMDWMYANCSTTAQRGALDWKKRFKEATLPVFKELYESVASGAEAKRTIDTCSKPDYREKLGEELKELRESELWQAGAAVRQLRPEKAGVEESMIN, translated from the coding sequence ATGGCACAAATCAATTTTGGAGGAACCCTGGAAGAAGTAGTAACCCGCGAAGAATTTCCGATGGACAAAGCATTGGAGGTATTGCGAAATGAAACCATTGCCATCCTGGGGTATGGTGTGCAAGGACCTGCACAGGCATTGAACCTGCGCGACAACGGCTTCAACGTAATTGTTGGCCAACGTAAAGGCGGCAAGTCGTGGAACAAAGCCATTGAACATGGCTGGGTTCCTGGCGAAACATTATTTGACGTTGAAGAAGCCGCCAAACAAGGAACCATTTTACAATTCTTACTTTCCGATGCCGGACAGATTGAATCATGGCCGACCATTAAGCCTTACTTAACCAAAGGCAAAACACTTTACTTCTCTCATGGGTTTGGCGTCACCTTCAACGACCAGACAGGCATAGTGCCACCGAAAGAAGTTGATGTAATCTTAGTGGCACCGAAAGGCTCGGGAACATCCGTGCGCAGGTTATTCCTTCAGGGCAAAGGCATTAACTCCAGTTACGCCATTTTTCAAAATGCCAGCGGTCATGCAAAAGAAAAAGCGATTGCGTTAGGCATTGGCGTAGGCTCGGGTTACTTGTTTGAAACTGATTTCAAAAAAGAAGTCTATTCCGATTTAACCGGTGAGCGCGGAACACTGATGGGCGCCATTGCCGGCATCTTTGAAGCACAGTATGAAGTGTTGCGCTCCAAAGGGCACTCTCCTTCCGAAGCTTTCAATGAAACCGTAGAAGAGTTAACCCAAAGCTTAATGCCGTTGGTAGCCGAAAACGGTATGGACTGGATGTATGCCAACTGCTCTACCACAGCACAACGCGGTGCCCTCGACTGGAAAAAGCGCTTCAAAGAAGCAACGCTTCCCGTGTTTAAAGAACTGTACGAAAGTGTTGCCAGTGGTGCTGAAGCAAAGCGCACCATCGACACCTGCAGCAAACCCGACTACCGCGAAAAGCTTGGCGAAGAACTAAAAGAACTCCGCGAAAGCGAATTGTGGCAGGCTGGCGCTGCCGTAAGGCAGCTAAGGCCGGAAAAGGCTGGCGTGGAGGAGAGTATGATTAATTAA
- the ilvA gene encoding threonine ammonia-lyase IlvA, with amino-acid sequence MKTSLRQTLDIKTAHETLKHVVLKTPLQFHRKLSERFKAEIYLKREDLQVVRSYKIRGAYNLIQGLTEEERSRGIVCASAGNHAQGVAFSCKLLNIHGTIYMPSITPKQKINQVKMFGGDQIDIVLVGDTFDECQEHALQHTRESNKVFVPPFDHQKIIEGQGSVGIEIGEELSGIDYIFIPVGGGGLCAGVGSYFKTFSPKTKIIGVEPQGAPSMTEALREGKPVTLESIQRFVDGASVKKVGNITFSYIKDFIHDMLLVPEGKVSSVILQLYNEDAIVAEPAGALSIAALEQYADKIEGKKIVCIVSGGNNDIDRMQEIKERSLLYEGLKHYFIVRFAQRPGALKEFVNHILGPTDDIVRFEFIQKHNKETGPALVGIEVKSREDFELLRARMHEHQLNFTAINQHENLFEYII; translated from the coding sequence ATGAAAACTTCACTTAGACAGACACTGGACATTAAAACCGCACACGAAACACTCAAACACGTTGTGCTCAAAACTCCTTTGCAGTTTCATCGCAAACTTTCAGAGCGGTTTAAGGCTGAGATTTATTTGAAGCGTGAAGATCTCCAGGTGGTGCGCTCCTATAAAATACGCGGTGCGTATAACCTGATCCAGGGTTTAACGGAAGAAGAAAGAAGCCGGGGTATTGTGTGTGCCAGTGCCGGAAACCATGCGCAGGGTGTTGCCTTTTCATGCAAGCTGCTGAACATACACGGCACTATCTATATGCCCAGCATCACCCCCAAACAGAAGATAAACCAGGTAAAAATGTTTGGTGGCGACCAGATTGATATTGTATTGGTTGGCGATACGTTTGACGAATGCCAGGAGCACGCGCTTCAGCATACACGCGAATCAAACAAAGTATTTGTGCCACCGTTCGATCATCAAAAAATAATTGAAGGCCAGGGCAGTGTGGGTATTGAAATCGGGGAGGAACTGTCGGGCATTGATTACATTTTTATTCCCGTTGGTGGCGGTGGATTGTGTGCGGGTGTAGGCAGTTATTTCAAAACATTTTCTCCTAAAACAAAAATCATTGGTGTGGAGCCGCAGGGTGCCCCATCCATGACGGAAGCCTTGAGAGAAGGTAAACCCGTTACCCTTGAATCGATTCAACGCTTTGTCGATGGTGCATCGGTTAAAAAAGTAGGCAACATTACCTTTTCTTATATCAAGGATTTTATCCACGACATGTTACTGGTACCCGAGGGCAAAGTAAGTTCTGTAATTTTACAACTCTATAATGAAGATGCGATTGTCGCTGAGCCGGCAGGAGCGCTGAGTATTGCTGCGCTGGAGCAGTACGCGGATAAAATTGAAGGAAAGAAAATAGTGTGCATTGTAAGCGGAGGCAACAACGATATCGACCGCATGCAGGAGATTAAAGAGCGATCACTTTTGTACGAAGGCTTAAAGCATTATTTCATCGTCCGGTTTGCGCAACGACCGGGTGCGTTGAAAGAATTTGTAAACCATATTCTCGGCCCTACCGATGATATCGTGCGTTTTGAATTTATACAGAAGCATAATAAAGAAACCGGACCTGCACTGGTGGGCATTGAAGTGAAATCGCGGGAAGACTTTGAACTGCTGCGCGCCCGCATGCACGAACATCAACTGAACTTTACGGCTATCAACCAGCATGAAAATCTTTTTGAATACATAATCTAA
- the thrA gene encoding bifunctional aspartate kinase/homoserine dehydrogenase I, with protein MNILKFGGSSVGTPERIKQVIAILKNKLPAEVAVVFSAFGGVTDQLIHCSQLALNGNLEYRAELARLVDQHLNTVRELISISKQSGILAQVTIQFNALEDVLHGVYLVKERTPRTLDYIMSFGERISAYIISEAMREQNIDAEFLDARQVIRTDDQFGSAQVDFEITNKRIVDHFNQHKKLQVVTGFIASSESGETTTLGRSGSDYTAAILAGALKAASLEIWTDVDGILTANPKQVKKAFTVPELSYEEAMELSHFGAKVIFPSTMRPAMAHHIPIWIKNTFNPQARGTRISAQSSNGKLIKGISSIDTICLLNIQGSGMVGVVGVSMRLFGALAQEKINVILISQASSEHSICLAVEKYQSLKAKKALEKEFEFEIISKRIDSIELNDNLSIIALVGDGMKHHSGTSGRMFSALGKNGINVVAIAQGSSERNISAVISKTDTAKALSALHDAFFLSNTKTINLFLIGTGLIGKTLLHQIHQQLNKLLTANNLEIKLVGLTNSRKMLLNEDGIEVDQALQQLNDHGKEANLEMFKETIIRYNLPNSICIDCTASEDVTTVYDSLLRANVSVVTPNKKANSASYESYAALRNTVRNHGIQFLYETNVCAGLPVINTLNDLLLSGDSIQRIEAVLSGTLNYIFSSFTAGKRFSDVVAEAKALGYTEPDPRDDLSGMDVARKMLILARETGLKLELSDVTVESLVPENCKGDLSSDEFLERLKASDDYFEQLRSDAEHQQRKLRYQASLKDGKITVGLTAVESSHPFYSLSGSDNIIQFITARYSERPMVIRGPGAGAEVTAAGVFADIIRIGNNIR; from the coding sequence ATGAACATCTTAAAATTCGGTGGTTCGTCCGTAGGAACCCCAGAACGGATCAAACAAGTAATCGCCATACTAAAAAATAAACTACCCGCTGAAGTGGCCGTTGTCTTCTCGGCCTTTGGTGGTGTTACTGACCAACTTATCCATTGCAGTCAACTGGCATTGAACGGCAACCTTGAGTACAGAGCAGAACTTGCCAGACTGGTCGATCAGCACCTGAATACCGTACGCGAACTGATTTCCATTTCAAAACAAAGCGGAATCCTGGCACAGGTTACCATTCAATTCAATGCACTGGAAGATGTGCTGCACGGTGTTTACCTGGTAAAAGAACGCACACCGCGAACACTAGATTATATCATGAGCTTTGGCGAACGCATCAGTGCCTACATCATCAGCGAAGCTATGCGCGAACAAAATATTGATGCTGAATTTCTGGATGCAAGACAAGTCATTCGTACAGACGATCAATTCGGCTCCGCCCAAGTCGATTTTGAAATCACGAACAAACGTATTGTCGATCATTTCAATCAACATAAAAAATTACAAGTCGTTACCGGCTTCATTGCTTCATCAGAATCAGGTGAAACCACAACACTTGGTCGCAGCGGTTCTGATTATACAGCAGCTATTCTGGCTGGTGCGCTAAAAGCAGCTTCCCTTGAAATATGGACCGATGTGGATGGCATACTCACAGCCAATCCAAAGCAAGTAAAAAAAGCGTTCACTGTACCGGAGTTGAGTTACGAAGAAGCCATGGAGCTCTCCCACTTTGGCGCAAAGGTAATTTTTCCTTCTACGATGCGGCCCGCTATGGCGCACCACATCCCCATCTGGATAAAAAATACCTTTAACCCGCAAGCTCGCGGAACACGCATCAGCGCACAGAGCAGCAATGGAAAATTAATAAAAGGCATTTCATCCATTGATACCATTTGCCTGTTGAATATACAGGGCAGTGGCATGGTTGGAGTGGTGGGCGTATCCATGCGGCTGTTCGGTGCCCTGGCACAGGAGAAAATAAATGTTATCCTGATCAGCCAGGCATCATCGGAACATTCTATTTGTCTCGCGGTGGAGAAGTATCAATCATTAAAAGCTAAAAAAGCACTTGAGAAAGAATTTGAATTTGAGATCATCAGCAAACGCATAGATAGTATTGAGTTAAATGACAACCTGAGCATCATAGCCCTGGTAGGCGATGGTATGAAACACCATTCCGGCACCAGCGGAAGAATGTTTTCTGCCTTGGGAAAAAATGGAATTAACGTAGTAGCTATTGCGCAGGGATCATCCGAGCGAAATATTTCTGCCGTTATCTCCAAAACCGATACAGCCAAAGCTCTTTCTGCACTGCACGATGCATTCTTCCTGTCCAATACAAAAACCATTAATTTGTTTTTAATCGGCACCGGGTTGATCGGGAAAACATTGCTACACCAAATCCATCAGCAACTCAACAAATTACTTACTGCCAATAATCTTGAAATCAAACTCGTAGGACTTACCAACAGTCGTAAAATGTTGTTGAATGAAGATGGTATTGAAGTGGATCAGGCTTTACAACAACTTAACGATCACGGAAAAGAAGCTAACCTGGAAATGTTCAAAGAAACTATTATTCGGTATAACCTTCCTAACAGCATATGCATTGATTGCACTGCCAGCGAAGATGTTACCACAGTTTATGATTCGCTATTGCGGGCCAATGTGTCTGTCGTAACCCCCAATAAAAAAGCAAACTCGGCTTCGTATGAATCCTATGCTGCTTTACGCAACACCGTTCGCAACCATGGCATTCAGTTTCTGTACGAAACCAATGTGTGCGCAGGTCTACCCGTAATCAACACCTTAAACGATTTGCTGTTGAGTGGCGACTCCATACAACGTATTGAGGCCGTACTGAGCGGCACGTTGAATTATATCTTTTCATCGTTCACAGCAGGCAAGCGATTCAGTGATGTAGTGGCCGAAGCAAAAGCGTTGGGCTATACCGAACCCGATCCGCGCGATGACTTGAGTGGAATGGATGTGGCGCGTAAAATGCTGATACTGGCACGTGAAACCGGGTTGAAACTGGAACTATCAGACGTTACGGTAGAAAGTCTTGTTCCGGAAAATTGCAAGGGTGATCTTTCATCGGATGAATTTCTTGAGCGGTTAAAGGCATCAGATGATTATTTTGAACAACTTCGTTCGGATGCAGAGCATCAGCAGCGAAAACTTCGCTACCAGGCATCGTTAAAGGATGGTAAGATCACCGTTGGACTTACTGCGGTAGAAAGCAGTCATCCGTTTTATTCCTTGTCGGGAAGTGATAACATCATTCAGTTTATCACCGCCCGCTACAGTGAACGGCCTATGGTAATCCGCGGCCCCGGTGCCGGTGCAGAAGTTACTGCGGCCGGTGTGTTTGCCGATATCATTCGAATTGGAAATAACATCCGGTAA